In Vigna angularis cultivar LongXiaoDou No.4 chromosome 8, ASM1680809v1, whole genome shotgun sequence, one DNA window encodes the following:
- the LOC128193558 gene encoding vegetative cell wall protein gp1-like, with translation MSWFLGILFLSFIYGSVSEVQDKNDRSAAVIGTVYCDTCSEQDFTPETPFISGAKVGVECKFGYSVPSFKEEVETDKHGEFKVKLPFKVWKHAQRIKGCTVKLISSSESNCDVPSVSTSSSVSLITTKQEEHIFSAGFFSFKPVQKPSFCNQKQSVSNPSISDENSAVDTVFPPLPFLPPIPFLPPIPFLPPIPFLPPIPFLPPIPFLPPNPFIPPNPFLPPNPFLPPSPPSPPQTPTPVQPPSNTPLPSPTSPSPWSPPPEIPSPSSPPTESPTPSSPPPSPLPEPPTSEPPTSEPPSPLPEPPTSEPPTSLPEPPSPLPSRSAPALNYYTL, from the exons ATGAGTTGGTTTCTTGGGATTTTGTTCCTCAGTTTCATATATGGCAGTGTTTCAGAGGTTCAAGACAAAAATGACCGTTCTGCTGCTGTAATTGGTACTGTTTACTGTGATACATGTTCTGAGCAAGATTTCACACCCGAAACCCCCTTCATTTCAG GTGCCAAAGTTGGTGTAGAATGCAAATTTGGGTATTCAGTACCAAGTTTCAAGGAAGAAGTGGAGACAGATAAACATGGTGAATTCAAAGTGAAGCTACCATTCAAAGTGTGGAAGCATGCACAGAGAATCAAAGGGTGCACTGTCAAACTCATTAGTAGCAGTGAGTCAAATTGTGATGTCCCCTCAGTTTCCACCTCTTCTTCAGTTAGTCTCATTACAACAAAGCAAGAAGAACACATTTTCTCAGCTGGCTTCTTCTCATTCAAACCTGTTCAAAAACCAAGCTTTTGCAACCAAAAACAAAGTGTTTCAAACCCATCTATATCAGATGAAAATTCAGCAGTAGATACCGTTTTCCCTCCCCTCCCATTCCTACCTCCAATCCCATTCCTACCTCCAATTCCCTTCCTACCTCCAATCCCATTCCTACCTCCAATTCCTTTCCTTCCTCCAATCCCATTCCTGCCTCCCAATCCATTTATACCTCCAAACCCATTCCTACCTCCAAACCCATTCTTACCTCCTAGCCCACCAAGCCCACCCCAAACTCCAACTCCAGTGCAACCACCTTCAAATACTCCACTTCCATCACCAACATCTCCTAGTCCATGGTCACCACCTCCCGAGATTCCTAGTCCATCTTCACCACCTACCGAAAGTCCAACTCCATCGTCACCACCTCCAAGTCCATTGCCAGAACCTCCAACTTCAGAACCTCCAACTTCAGAACCTCCAAGTCCATTACCAGAACCTCCAACTTCAGAACCTCCAACTTCATTGCCAGAACCTCCAAGTCCATTGCCATCAAGAAGTGCACCCGCACTCAACTACTATACACTCTAA